The genome window ATAGACCCCGGCAATCGGCGCCACGCCTTGCCCCAGAACGGTATCGACCTGACTGCCCCCGGTTTCCAGCCAGGTAAATCCGGTCAAAAACCAGCCTCTAAACCACTCGCACAAAATCCAAAGCCCCGGAAAAACCATCACAAGCCTGACTCGTTTAGATACATGAGAGAATAAGCGTGACGACAACCATCCCGCTAACGCGGGATACAAGGCCAGAAACAGGATAAAAGCCACGCTCAGCAATCCGGCGGCAAGGACACTGGCTGCAGCATAATCGTGCATGCTGATATATATCCACGATACGCCGATGCCGAATTGGCCCACGCCGAACAGATAGCCGCGCAAAAAAGCCTGCTTGGGACTGGCATTCAGCCAGACAAAAAAAAGCAGAGCGAGAGAAGGCAACGCCACCCAGGGAGCTTCGAATGGAGAAAACGCAAACGGGAACAGCATGCCCCCCAACAACGGGAGCAGCAAATTCATCCGAGCTTTATTTCCCGGTAACGCCATCAGCGAGAGCATAAGCCGGCCGGTAGCATGATTTTTGCAGCGCCGACGCCAGATAACCTGCGTCCGGACAACGCAACGATCAAGGCGCATAACCACTTTTAACACGCATGTTCAGGAGCCGGCCGCGGAGAGCTTTAACAGATTCAGGCGGCGATCGTCAGCCTGAATTACAGAGAAGTGGAACTGGTCGATATCAAGCGCATCCCCTCTTTTGGGCACATGACCAAAGCGATTGACAATCAAACCGCCCATGGTATCGAATTCCTGCTCATCAAAATCAGTTCCGAAACGTTCATTAAACAGTTCTATCGGCGTCAGCGCCTGCACCAGGTATTCCGAAGGCTTGATTTCGATAATAAACTCCTCGTCACCCGGATCGTGTTCGTCTTCTATATCGCCTACTATCTGTTCCAGCACATCTTCGATGGTCACCAGGCCGGCAGCCGCGCCGTACTCGTCGACAACTATCGCCATATGGCTGCGGTTGGCTCGGAACTCTTTCAGCAATACGTTTAAACGCTTGCTTTCCGGAATAAAATGCGTCGGGCGCATGATTTCATAAACGTGTTTGGATACATTCGCGGAGCGATAACCCAACAAGTCCTTGGCCAGCAGGATGCCCAACACCTCGGAACGGTCTTCCCCAATAACGGGATAGCGCGAGTGTCCCGACTCGGTCACCACCGGAAACACATCCTCGGGCACCGCATCATGCTCGATTACCACCATTTTGGAACGTGGCACCATGATATCGCCGGCACGCAACCCCGAGAACGCCATGATACCTTCTATCATCGCCATGGCATCGGGATCGATCAACTGCCGCCGTTCCGCATCGTGTAAAAACGCCAGCAAATCCTCTTGATCCTCGGGCGCACCCGCCAAAAAGTGTCCCAGGCGTTCGAGCCAGCTACGCCGCTCGCCCGGCTGATCTTCACTCACAAAACCTCCTCGTAAGGGTTGGCAAAGCCGAGCGTATGCATTATTTGAATTTCCGCAGACTCCATCCTGTCCGCATCCGCCGGTTCGATATGATCGTAGCCCTGCAAATGCAGTACGCCATGTACAACCATGTGCGCCCAATGCGCCGCTAATGTTTTTCTCTGTTCTCGCGCCTCGCGCTCCACCACCGCCGCGCAGATCGCCACGTCGCCCAAAATGACGCTATCGATGCCGGGCGGCGCTTCGAACGGAAAGCTGAGCACATTGGTCGGCACCGGTTTATTGCGAAACATGCCGTTCAACTCGGCGCTTTCTGCTTCATCCACCACGCGCACCACCAGTTCGGCATCGCTCAGGCCGGATACGGCCGCGCGCGTCCAGCCCGCAATATCCGCCTCGGAAGGCAGTTGCTGCGCGCCGCTGCATGCATTCTGAAACTCGACATCAATCATGGCGTCCGCCCGGTCCACTCTCGAAGGCTTCATAAGCCTGTACGATACGCTGTACCAGCGGGTGGCGCACCACATCCTTGGCGGTAAAAAAGGTAAAACTGATGCCCTCTACCTCGCGCAACACATCCAGCACCTGCCGCAAACCGGAATCGCGTCCGCGCGGCAGATCGATCTGTGTGATATCGCCGGTAATGACTGCGCGCGAACCGAAACCGACGCGCGTCAAAAACATCTTGATCTGCTCCGTCGTGGTATTCTGGGCTTCGTCCAAAATGATAAATGCATCGTTGAGGGTGCGTCCACGCATAAAAGCCAGCGGCGCCACCTCGATCACCTGACGCTCGATCAAGCGCGCCACGCGATCGAAACCGAGCATTTCATAGAGCGCGTCATAGAGCGGGCGCAAATAGGGATCGACCTTTTGCGCTATATCGCCCGGTAAAAAACCCAGCTTTTCACCCGCTTCAACCGCAGGACGCGCCAGAATCAGCCGCCTTACTTCTTCTTTTTCCAAAGCCGAAACCGCCGCGGCGACTGCCAGATAGGTTTTTCCGGTACCGGCAGGGCCGATGCCGAAGTTGATATCGCATTGTTGGATACGCCGCAGATAAGTTTGCTGATTCTCGCCGCGCGGCTTGATAACGCCGCGCTTGATGCGTATAACGGCACTCTGCTGATCGGAATCGGCGTTTGCGGAAGCGGCCGGAGCCATTCCAGCCTCCTGCAGCGCCAAATGCACGCGCTCGGGAGTCAACTGTTCGTTGCGCGTGGCTTCATACAGCGCGTGTATCACCTGAGCCGCAACCTGAACCGGCACAGTGGAGCCGGTGATCTGAAATTGATTGCCGCGGGTGGCGACTTCCACGCCCAAACGCCGCTCGATATGCTTCAGATTGTCGTCAAACTGGCCACACAAAGCCAGAAGACGCTCGTTGTCGTCGGGAAGCAGGCTAAACTGCACCCTGTTGGAACTATTTTCAGACACAGGAATGGTCCATCAGAGAAACATCGCCGGTTTCGATTCGGCCGATTAATCTGCCGCGCAAAGAATTTGGCAGAGCCTCGGTGATGATGACATCGGCAAACTGTCCGACCAGCCGCGCATGACCGTCAAAATTGACCACGCGATTATTCTCGGTTCGTCCGCTCATTTGTGTCACCTGTTTACGTGAAACGCCTTCCACCAGCACGCGCTGTACCGTACCCACCATTTTCCGGGAAATTTCCATAGCCTTTTCGCTGATTTTTTTCTGCAATGCGGCCAGTCGCTGGCGCTTTACTTCGATATTGACAGTATCGGGCAAGTCGGCGGCGGGGGTGCCGGGCCGGGCGCTATAGATAAAGCTGAACGACAAATCAAAACCGAGGCGGTTTATCAAATCCAGGGTATCGGCAAAATCGGCGTCGCTTTCGCCCGGAAAACCGATGATAAAATCGGAAGACAGGCTGATATTCGGCCTGACAGCTCGCAGGCGCCCGATCTTGTCGATATATTCCTCGCGTGTATGACCGCGTTTCATCAACGACAGGATACGATTACTGCCGCTCTGCACCGGCAAATGCAGATGATCGACCAACATCGGGATTTCGGCATAAGCCTGTATCAGGCTGTCGCTGAATTCGACCGGATGCGAAGTGGTATAGCGCAGGCGCCCCAAACCGGGAATCGCCGCAACATGATGCAACAGCAACGCGAAATCGATGATATCGCCTTCATCATCGACACCGCGATAGGCGTTGACATTTTGCCCGAGCAGATTGACTTCGCGCACGCCTTGCCTCACCAGGCCCTGTATTTCCGCCAAAATGTCCGCCAATGGACGGCTGATTTCCTCGCCGCGTGTATATGGCACCACGCAGAAGCTGCAGTATTTGCTGCAGCCCTCCATCACCGAAACATAAGCTTTCACGCCTTCCGCGCGCGGGGCGGGCAGCGCATCGAATTTTTCGATTTCAGGGAATGATACGTCGATAACCGGCCCTTGCCCGCTTGCAACGCGATCCAGTAGATCGGGCAGGCGATGCAGTGTTTGAGGGCCGAACACCATGTCGACGAAAGCTGCGCGCTGCTGCAGGGCTTCGCCCTCCTGACTGGCGACACAACCCCCGACCCCGATCACGATATCAGGGCGTTTTTCCTTGAATGCGCGCCAGCGGCCGAGTTCGGAAAAAACCTTTTCCTGCGCTTTTTCACGAATGGAACAGGTATTCAATATCAGCACATCCGCCTGTTCCGGCGATAATGTCAGTTCGAAACCTTTCCGGGCTTCGAGCACGTCGCGCATTTTTGCGGAATCGTACTCGTTCATCTGGCAACCGAAGGTTTCTATATAAAGCTTTTTGGACATCAGCCTCTTGGACATCGAATAAGGGTACGCCATTTTAGCACAGCTTTCAGCTTCGTCTGGCGAGGCTTGCACGCGGCTAAATAATTCATCATAGTGAACTCTGCGCTGCCGGGGCGCTCTAACAGGCAGAAAACGGCATATGTAAAGCCTTATAATGCGTTGAATATAGTGTTAAGTTTCAAAATATCCAGCCTCACTGCACATCAAACCGAATCATCTATATGCCGAATATATATTATTTGTTACGCATCTGCCTAATTTCAAGCCTGTCGGCAGTCTGCGCTGCGGCGTATGCGGCAAACGACAGTTTTTTGAGCGCCGATCAGGCTTTCCGGTTTTCCAGCGAGATAAAAAGCAGCGAAAACGTTCGTTTAAACTGGAAAATTGCGGACGGCTACCATCTGTACCGCGATCGCTTCAAATTCTCGCTGGCGGAAAACTCAGCCCCGCTGGTTGAATTATTACCGGTCGAATTGCCTAAAGGCGTCGAGCTGCAGGGATCACTGGGGGCCAGGGAAGCGTATTATCACCAACTCAGCATAGACTTGCATTTCAGGAAATTCGGTAACGATAGCGGCCCGGTCTATCTGAAACTGCGCTTTCAAGGCTGCGCCGACCAAGGTTTATGCTATCCGCCGATTGAAAAAAACCTGACGCTGCGCCTATCGGAAGCCACTGGCCCGGCAGTATCGCCTCCCGCAACCGTCAGTAGCGCCGTCCAGCAATCCGAGCAGGATCGCATCGCAGCCACGCTCCAGGGCGGGTCTCCGGGATGGGTGATACTCAGCTTTTTCGGCTTCGGACTGCTGATGGCGTTTACGCCCTGCATATTCCCGATGATCCCGATCCTGTCCGGGATTATTGTCGGTCAAGGCGCGGATATCAACACCTCCAGAGCCTTGCTGCTTTCGGCAAGCTACGTGCTCGCCGCTGCGTTGACCTACACCGTTTTCGGGGTTCTGGCAGGTCTTTTTGGCGGCAACCTGCAGGCCTTGTTCCAAACGCCGTGGATCATAATTTCGTTCAGCGGCCTGTTCGTGCTGCTTGCCCTGTCGATGTTCGGGTTTTACGAACTGCAAATCCCCAGCTGTATACAGCAACGCATAACCGCGCTCAGCGGACGGCAGCACGGCGGCACCTTGTTCAGCGCCGCGGCGATGGGCGCCCTTTCCGCGTTGATCGTCGGCCCGTGCATGGCGGCGCCGCTGGCCGGGGCGCTGATTTATATCGGTCAGTCCGGCGACGCGCTGCTCGGAGGTCTGGCGCTGTTTACCATGGGCCTGGGCATGGGCGCGCCGCTGATGCTGGTCGGCGCGTCGGCCGGAGCCCTGCTGCCGCGTGCAGGCGCGTGGATGGTCGCAATTAAATCGGTTTTCGGTTTGGTCATGCTCGGTGTCGCGATATGGATGCTGCAGCGCGTTATATCTGCCTCATTCGCGCTGCTGCTTTGGGGAACTCTGGCGCTGATCGCTGCCGTTTTTCTCGGGGGGCTGGATGAAACGCAGCAGGGCAGCGGCGCCTGGAACAGGCTAAGCAAGGGCATGGGCATCATTACGCTGGTTTATGGCGTGGCGTTGCTGACCGGTGCGGCTGCCGGTAACGACGATCCTTTGCACCCGTTGAAAGGCTTTGCCGTTACCGAAAACCGTCAGTATGAAACGGCAGCCATTCTTTTTCGCAAGTTAAATACTCCTGTAGCGCTGGATGCCGAACTGGAAGCGGCGCGCCAATCCGGTCAACCGATATTACTGGATTTTTATGCCGATTGGTGCGTGTCCTGCCGTGAAATGGAACACAATACCTTCGCCAATGCGCGCGTGCAGGCGGAGCTGACCGCCTACCGGCTGCTGCAAGCCGATGTGACCGCGAATGACGACAATGCAAAAGCCCTGTTGACGCGCTACGCCCTGTCCGGCCCGCCGGCAACCCTGTTTTTCGACCGTAACGGCGTCGAGCATAAGGAAAACAGGTTAGTCGGTTATATGGGGCCAAAAAATTTTCTCACGCATTTGGGCGGGAGTTCGCGGTAAAGCTACTCAGCTGCCACCCTGCAAGCCTTTATGCGTTTAATTCGAAGACCAGGGGCGTTGCGCGTTATCAGTACAAATTTCTCGCAAACAGTATTGGCGGACCGAACTGTTATTCCCGGAAACGCTTGGCTCCATTCGCTTCTTCCGCGCGCTTCTGCGCTTCCGCAATCTGCTCCTGGGTCATTTTGCGTTCGATTGAATCGATCTCTGATTTTGCCCGCTCCTGGCCCTGGGCTGCGGCAAATGAATACCACATGTAAGCCGTCACCAAATCGCGGGGAACCCCTTTACCCTCTTCGTACATCCAGCCAAGGTTGTTTTGCGCGACTGCATTACCCTGTTCTGCGGCTTTACGGTACCAGCTCATCGCTTCGTCATAGTCGCGCGTCACGCCTTCGCCTTCGTTATACGCCCAGCCAAGATTAAGTTGCGCCAATACATTGCCATGTTCCGCCGCCTTACGATACCAGGTCGCGGCCTCGGCATAATCAAGGGGAACGCCTTCGCCTTTGTAATACATCACCCCAAGAAAGTATTGCGCATTGTCATCGCCCTGCTCGGCGGCCTTGCGCACCCATTTCAGCGCTTCGGCATAGTCGCTTGCCAGGCTTTCCCCTATGCGGCGATGCGTCTCGCCGAGGTTGTTTTGCAGGGTTGTATTGTCCTTCAGCTCGACTTTCACGGGCATGTCAAGCGGAAGCGAGGCGGAACATGCAGCCAGAAAAACAAGAAATACCTGAATCATTTCTCTTTTCATGGTTGTTACCGTTTTCAGCGCAGGGATCGCGCCGCTCATAGTGACACAACGGCCTCCCCGCTTCCAGCCCGACAGAAGAGCGCGATGGCTACACCTTGAACTCAGCTTCCAGCGCCACCAGCCCGCAATAATGCGTTGCCTGTCCTTGCCCTACATGAATTTCCAGCATATTTCCCTGACTCGCCAACAGCCGGCCTTCTACCTCCAGCAATTGCACCGACAAGCGATACAACCCTGGAGCCAGTAAAATACGCGGCATGCTGACCGTGACGCAGCCGGACCCCCGCGCCAGAGTAAGGAAAAAACCATTCATCGCCGTATCCGCGCTCGCTATCAATATGCCGGCGCTGTTGCGAAACTGTACATGCAGCACCGCATCGGCAAGTGGCATCCTGGCGCTATAGGTAATAGCCAGCTCCAGAGGCTCACCCCACGTCAATATCCCGGATTGCTGCGCGGTACGCAATA of Candidatus Methylospira mobilis contains these proteins:
- a CDS encoding tetratricopeptide repeat protein, producing MKREMIQVFLVFLAACSASLPLDMPVKVELKDNTTLQNNLGETHRRIGESLASDYAEALKWVRKAAEQGDDNAQYFLGVMYYKGEGVPLDYAEAATWYRKAAEHGNVLAQLNLGWAYNEGEGVTRDYDEAMSWYRKAAEQGNAVAQNNLGWMYEEGKGVPRDLVTAYMWYSFAAAQGQERAKSEIDSIERKMTQEQIAEAQKRAEEANGAKRFRE
- the ybeY gene encoding rRNA maturation RNase YbeY; this encodes MIDVEFQNACSGAQQLPSEADIAGWTRAAVSGLSDAELVVRVVDEAESAELNGMFRNKPVPTNVLSFPFEAPPGIDSVILGDVAICAAVVEREAREQRKTLAAHWAHMVVHGVLHLQGYDHIEPADADRMESAEIQIMHTLGFANPYEEVL
- the miaB gene encoding tRNA (N6-isopentenyl adenosine(37)-C2)-methylthiotransferase MiaB, whose amino-acid sequence is MSKKLYIETFGCQMNEYDSAKMRDVLEARKGFELTLSPEQADVLILNTCSIREKAQEKVFSELGRWRAFKEKRPDIVIGVGGCVASQEGEALQQRAAFVDMVFGPQTLHRLPDLLDRVASGQGPVIDVSFPEIEKFDALPAPRAEGVKAYVSVMEGCSKYCSFCVVPYTRGEEISRPLADILAEIQGLVRQGVREVNLLGQNVNAYRGVDDEGDIIDFALLLHHVAAIPGLGRLRYTTSHPVEFSDSLIQAYAEIPMLVDHLHLPVQSGSNRILSLMKRGHTREEYIDKIGRLRAVRPNISLSSDFIIGFPGESDADFADTLDLINRLGFDLSFSFIYSARPGTPAADLPDTVNIEVKRQRLAALQKKISEKAMEISRKMVGTVQRVLVEGVSRKQVTQMSGRTENNRVVNFDGHARLVGQFADVIITEALPNSLRGRLIGRIETGDVSLMDHSCV
- a CDS encoding PhoH family protein; the protein is MSENSSNRVQFSLLPDDNERLLALCGQFDDNLKHIERRLGVEVATRGNQFQITGSTVPVQVAAQVIHALYEATRNEQLTPERVHLALQEAGMAPAASANADSDQQSAVIRIKRGVIKPRGENQQTYLRRIQQCDINFGIGPAGTGKTYLAVAAAVSALEKEEVRRLILARPAVEAGEKLGFLPGDIAQKVDPYLRPLYDALYEMLGFDRVARLIERQVIEVAPLAFMRGRTLNDAFIILDEAQNTTTEQIKMFLTRVGFGSRAVITGDITQIDLPRGRDSGLRQVLDVLREVEGISFTFFTAKDVVRHPLVQRIVQAYEAFESGPGGRHD
- the dsbD gene encoding protein-disulfide reductase DsbD encodes the protein MPNIYYLLRICLISSLSAVCAAAYAANDSFLSADQAFRFSSEIKSSENVRLNWKIADGYHLYRDRFKFSLAENSAPLVELLPVELPKGVELQGSLGAREAYYHQLSIDLHFRKFGNDSGPVYLKLRFQGCADQGLCYPPIEKNLTLRLSEATGPAVSPPATVSSAVQQSEQDRIAATLQGGSPGWVILSFFGFGLLMAFTPCIFPMIPILSGIIVGQGADINTSRALLLSASYVLAAALTYTVFGVLAGLFGGNLQALFQTPWIIISFSGLFVLLALSMFGFYELQIPSCIQQRITALSGRQHGGTLFSAAAMGALSALIVGPCMAAPLAGALIYIGQSGDALLGGLALFTMGLGMGAPLMLVGASAGALLPRAGAWMVAIKSVFGLVMLGVAIWMLQRVISASFALLLWGTLALIAAVFLGGLDETQQGSGAWNRLSKGMGIITLVYGVALLTGAAAGNDDPLHPLKGFAVTENRQYETAAILFRKLNTPVALDAELEAARQSGQPILLDFYADWCVSCREMEHNTFANARVQAELTAYRLLQADVTANDDNAKALLTRYALSGPPATLFFDRNGVEHKENRLVGYMGPKNFLTHLGGSSR
- a CDS encoding HlyC/CorC family transporter, with translation MSEDQPGERRSWLERLGHFLAGAPEDQEDLLAFLHDAERRQLIDPDAMAMIEGIMAFSGLRAGDIMVPRSKMVVIEHDAVPEDVFPVVTESGHSRYPVIGEDRSEVLGILLAKDLLGYRSANVSKHVYEIMRPTHFIPESKRLNVLLKEFRANRSHMAIVVDEYGAAAGLVTIEDVLEQIVGDIEDEHDPGDEEFIIEIKPSEYLVQALTPIELFNERFGTDFDEQEFDTMGGLIVNRFGHVPKRGDALDIDQFHFSVIQADDRRLNLLKLSAAGS